A region from the Rufibacter sp. DG15C genome encodes:
- the dprA gene encoding DNA-processing protein DprA has protein sequence MTQDSRLKTLNSYDLLYQVALPLIPRVGGGNARTLVQALGSPEKVFGASLESLSKVHRIGEVFAKSILSHKSAALKQAEQIILRAEKEDVQLLYYTNPAYPGRLRDVPDAPLLLYYKGNADLNAQKVISIVGTRKSTDYGQKVTEQLVSDLVKHEALVVSGLAYGIDIIAHRAALKEGLPTVGVMANSLETIYPFAHTQDAKKMLEQGGLLSEFPFGTKPDAPRFPSRNRIIAGMADCTIVVESTESGGSLISADIAHSYDREVMAVPGPITSETSEGTNQLIKSLKAVPYTKFKDLEELLNWDKALAGPSVPKALPKRDFSGFPEDEQKILKLLQHAGPTHIDVLSRNTDFSMGQLSSVLFTLEMSGQIKAMPGKLYGLL, from the coding sequence ATGACCCAAGACTCGCGACTCAAGACTCTAAACTCCTACGATTTGCTGTATCAGGTAGCTCTGCCTTTGATACCAAGGGTTGGTGGCGGCAATGCTCGTACGCTGGTGCAGGCCTTAGGAAGTCCGGAAAAGGTGTTTGGGGCGTCTCTGGAAAGTTTATCTAAGGTCCATCGAATTGGCGAAGTGTTTGCCAAGAGCATTCTGTCTCACAAATCTGCAGCATTAAAACAGGCAGAACAGATTATCCTTCGCGCTGAAAAGGAAGATGTTCAACTATTGTATTATACCAATCCCGCTTATCCAGGCCGCCTTCGAGATGTACCGGATGCCCCGCTCCTGCTGTATTACAAGGGAAATGCAGACCTGAATGCGCAGAAAGTCATCAGCATAGTAGGCACCCGCAAAAGTACTGACTATGGTCAGAAAGTGACAGAGCAACTGGTGAGTGACTTGGTGAAGCATGAGGCCTTGGTGGTGAGTGGATTGGCCTATGGCATTGACATCATTGCGCATCGCGCCGCTTTAAAAGAAGGATTACCTACTGTGGGTGTTATGGCTAACAGTTTGGAGACTATCTATCCATTTGCCCATACCCAGGATGCCAAGAAAATGCTGGAACAGGGCGGCCTGCTCTCTGAATTCCCCTTCGGGACCAAGCCAGACGCGCCGCGCTTCCCATCCCGCAACCGGATTATTGCCGGCATGGCCGACTGTACCATTGTGGTGGAATCTACAGAATCTGGTGGTTCACTTATCTCAGCAGACATTGCGCACAGCTATGACCGCGAAGTAATGGCCGTCCCGGGCCCTATTACCTCAGAGACTTCGGAAGGCACCAACCAACTCATCAAAAGCCTGAAGGCGGTGCCCTACACCAAATTTAAGGATTTGGAAGAACTGCTGAACTGGGACAAAGCCCTGGCCGGTCCATCCGTGCCCAAAGCTCTTCCCAAGCGCGACTTTTCTGGTTTCCCAGAGGACGAGCAAAAAATATTGAAGCTATTACAACATGCCGGCCCTACCCATATAGATGTTCTGAGCAGGAACACTGATTTTTCCATGGGCCAACTGTCCTCGGTGCTCTTTACCTTAGAGATGAGCGGGCAGATCAAGGCCATGCCGGGCAAACTCTACGGCTTACTTTAA
- a CDS encoding aminotransferase class IV produces the protein MYLNYNGHNLPENELVLPLTNRAFQYNDGFFETMVLVCGDVRFLAEHGERMREAAAVLRLELPDDLQPVLLGKAIQELALKNNCAEFARVKLKVWRGGEGLYTPQTNAVEWLLTAEAMTPSTMEPVSIGISTSVYTHASLFSSFKGPNSPVYVLASLEKKERQLEDLLLLDTQGHISELTYSNIFWVEGNTLFTPSLDTGCLNGVMRRNLLKKAAIAHWNLEEGKFLPEVLHQAELVFSSNVMGLRPIQVLEGKPLPLNLKLLEDLRQLAFR, from the coding sequence GTGTATCTAAACTACAACGGGCACAATCTGCCAGAGAACGAACTAGTTCTCCCCCTCACCAACCGGGCCTTCCAATACAACGACGGCTTCTTTGAGACCATGGTGCTGGTGTGCGGCGACGTTCGGTTTCTAGCGGAACACGGGGAACGGATGCGGGAAGCGGCGGCAGTGCTACGGTTGGAACTGCCAGATGACCTGCAACCTGTTTTATTGGGAAAAGCAATTCAGGAGTTAGCCCTAAAGAATAATTGCGCTGAGTTTGCGAGGGTTAAGCTGAAGGTCTGGCGTGGTGGCGAAGGATTGTATACTCCCCAAACGAACGCGGTGGAGTGGCTTTTGACGGCTGAGGCCATGACTCCTTCTACTATGGAACCGGTGAGCATTGGCATTAGTACCTCTGTCTACACCCACGCCTCTCTCTTTTCAAGTTTCAAAGGCCCTAATTCCCCGGTGTACGTCCTAGCCAGCCTGGAGAAGAAGGAACGACAGCTAGAGGATTTACTCTTACTGGACACGCAAGGACACATCTCTGAACTCACGTATTCCAATATATTTTGGGTCGAAGGGAACACGCTCTTCACCCCTTCGCTAGACACCGGTTGCCTCAATGGCGTCATGCGCCGGAACCTTTTAAAAAAGGCGGCCATCGCACATTGGAATCTAGAAGAAGGGAAGTTTTTGCCTGAGGTTTTACATCAAGCCGAATTAGTGTTCAGTTCCAATGTCATGGGCTTGCGGCCAATCCAAGTCCTAGAAGGGAAACCACTCCCGCTGAACCTTAAGCTTTTAGAAGACCTTCGGCAGTTAGCGTTCAGGTAA
- a CDS encoding dipeptidase: protein MLILPKRALTILSLGLLYSCAPSYQSLHQKAILVDTHNDVLSQVVMEGMPMDHNLAGKAHTDLARLKAGGMDLQVFAVFCDETYGPGRAFAFANAQIDSLEATAQRNPDKLQVVHNLEQMREAVKAGKIAALTGVEGGHMLEEKLENLDHFYKRGVRYLTLTWNNSTTWASSAADEVKGNGRKGLTEFGRQVVQRMNQLGMLVDLSHVGERTFYDVLETTTKPVMVSHSCTAALCPHTRNLTDDQLIALAKNGGVVHLNFFSEFLDSTYNQRVKAFISKHQEDITALEQKGVSGSALRSALYSQFPQETATLNPPISVLLDHIDHVVKVAGIDYVGLGSDYDGISSAPKGLEDVSTYPLITKSLLERGYKKKDIEKILGGNFLRVWKANAAVSN from the coding sequence ATGCTAATCCTTCCCAAACGCGCCTTGACCATCCTTTCCTTAGGCCTCTTATATTCGTGCGCACCATCTTACCAAAGCCTGCACCAGAAAGCCATTCTAGTAGACACGCACAATGATGTTTTGTCGCAGGTGGTGATGGAGGGAATGCCCATGGACCATAACCTAGCGGGCAAAGCGCACACAGATTTGGCGCGGCTTAAGGCTGGCGGAATGGACCTACAGGTCTTTGCCGTCTTCTGTGACGAAACCTATGGACCTGGACGCGCATTCGCGTTTGCCAATGCCCAGATAGACTCCCTGGAAGCCACCGCCCAACGCAACCCAGACAAATTGCAAGTAGTGCACAATCTGGAGCAAATGCGGGAGGCTGTGAAGGCGGGGAAGATAGCCGCGCTGACTGGCGTGGAAGGCGGCCACATGCTGGAGGAGAAGCTGGAGAACCTTGACCATTTCTACAAAAGAGGCGTGCGCTACTTGACCCTCACCTGGAATAATAGCACCACGTGGGCGTCTTCGGCGGCAGATGAGGTGAAAGGAAACGGCCGGAAAGGCCTAACCGAATTTGGTAGGCAGGTGGTACAGCGCATGAACCAGTTGGGCATGCTGGTGGACTTGTCGCACGTAGGAGAGAGGACTTTCTATGATGTACTGGAAACCACCACTAAACCAGTCATGGTCTCGCACAGCTGTACTGCCGCCCTTTGTCCGCATACCAGAAACCTGACGGATGACCAACTCATAGCCTTGGCCAAGAACGGCGGTGTAGTGCACCTCAATTTCTTTTCTGAGTTTCTGGACAGCACATACAACCAACGCGTGAAGGCTTTCATCAGTAAACACCAAGAGGACATAACAGCGCTGGAGCAAAAGGGAGTCTCCGGCTCAGCATTAAGGTCAGCCTTGTACAGCCAGTTCCCCCAAGAGACCGCTACCTTGAATCCGCCCATCTCAGTGTTACTAGATCATATTGACCATGTGGTGAAGGTGGCGGGCATAGACTATGTGGGCCTGGGCTCAGACTATGACGGCATCAGTTCGGCGCCCAAGGGTTTGGAGGACGTGTCTACCTATCCACTCATCACTAAAAGTTTGCTAGAGCGAGGCTATAAAAAGAAAGATATCGAGAAGATTCTGGGTGGCAATTTCTTAAGGGTCTGGAAAGCCAATGCAGCGGTTTCAAATTAA
- a CDS encoding threonine synthase, producing the protein MTSNSLTTISQITTLTCSKCGQAYSHDVLQRVSPCCGMPLLAQYDLEDGLAREILMGREGTMWRYQEVLPLLDEKYKVSLGEGFTPLLSLNTLGNLYGFENLILKDEGKNPTGSFKARGLSMAISKALEMGAEQCIIPTAGNAGVAMAAYCAKAGLPAVVVMPRHTPKAFKDECYWYGAEVHLLDGLIHDCAVHVRHLNQHGEYLDVSTLKEPYRLEGKKTMGYEIAEQLQWSLPDVILYPAGGGTGLIGIWKAFQEMKALGWLPEDVKLPRMVAVQAQNCKPLVDTYLGLQDNSQQYNGLPTLANGLAVPRPLGEPLMLDVLAQSEGTVMAITEDEMVEGVRELAQKEGIFVAPEGAATWMAARKLLAQGWLHSHEQILLLNTGNGQKYMENMEGRWSI; encoded by the coding sequence ATGACCTCCAATTCCCTCACCACCATCAGCCAAATTACTACCTTAACCTGCTCTAAATGCGGCCAGGCATATTCCCATGATGTTTTGCAGCGCGTGTCTCCCTGCTGTGGCATGCCTTTGTTGGCGCAATATGACCTTGAGGATGGCTTGGCCAGAGAAATCCTTATGGGCCGAGAAGGCACCATGTGGCGGTACCAAGAAGTCTTGCCTTTGCTGGACGAGAAATACAAAGTCTCCCTGGGCGAAGGCTTTACGCCTTTGCTCAGCCTGAATACTTTGGGTAACCTATACGGCTTTGAAAATCTTATATTGAAAGATGAAGGCAAGAATCCCACCGGCTCCTTTAAGGCCAGGGGCCTGAGCATGGCCATCTCCAAAGCTTTGGAAATGGGTGCCGAGCAATGCATCATTCCCACCGCCGGAAATGCAGGGGTAGCCATGGCCGCCTATTGTGCCAAAGCCGGATTGCCCGCCGTGGTGGTTATGCCGCGTCATACTCCCAAGGCGTTTAAAGACGAATGCTACTGGTACGGCGCCGAGGTGCATTTGCTGGACGGCCTCATCCATGACTGCGCTGTCCACGTGCGCCACTTGAACCAGCATGGCGAATACTTGGACGTCTCTACGCTCAAGGAACCTTACCGCCTGGAAGGCAAAAAGACCATGGGCTATGAGATAGCGGAGCAACTGCAATGGTCGCTGCCAGACGTCATCCTGTACCCGGCAGGCGGCGGCACCGGCTTGATTGGCATCTGGAAGGCATTCCAGGAAATGAAAGCCCTGGGCTGGTTACCAGAAGACGTGAAACTGCCCCGTATGGTAGCCGTGCAGGCCCAAAATTGCAAGCCTCTGGTAGACACATATCTGGGACTACAAGACAATTCACAACAATACAACGGACTGCCTACATTAGCCAATGGCCTGGCGGTACCAAGACCTTTAGGCGAACCCTTGATGTTGGACGTGTTAGCGCAATCTGAAGGCACAGTTATGGCCATCACCGAAGATGAAATGGTAGAGGGCGTGCGCGAACTTGCTCAGAAAGAAGGGATTTTTGTTGCCCCCGAGGGTGCAGCCACGTGGATGGCAGCCCGCAAGCTTTTAGCCCAAGGCTGGCTTCATTCTCACGAACAGATACTCTTGCTCAACACCGGCAACGGTCAGAAATACATGGAGAACATGGAAGGCCGTTGGTCTATATAA